AAACCGTACGGTCGGACTCGTAGCCGGACACGAGTCAGCACGAGGAAGGGAGCGCGCCCGTGGCGAACCGCGAGGAGTTCCAGGAGCAGCGGCTCGGCCCCGTCATCCGCCGCCGCAGCCGCATCCAGCGCGGGACGATGGACCAGCACCTGCTGGACACCCGGGAGCGCGCCGCGGAGTACGTGCACGAGGACCCGTGGCGGGTGCTGCGGATGCAGGCGGAGTTCGTCGAGGGGTTCGGCGCGCTCGCCGAGGTGGGACCCGCGATCAGCGTCTTCGGCTCGGCCCGTACGGCACCGGAGAGCGCGGAGTACGCGCGCGGCGTCGCGATCGGCAAGGGGCTGGTGGACGCCGGCTTCGGGGTGATCACCGGCGGCGGGCCCGGGGTGATGGAAGCGGCGAACAAGGGCGCGCTGGAGGCCGGCGGGCTGTCCGTGGGGCTGGGCATCGAGCTGCCCTTCGAGCAGGGGCTCAACCGGTACGTCGACCTCGGCGTGAACTTCCGCTACTTCTTCGTGCGCAAGACGTGTTTCGTGAAGTACTCCCAGGGCTTCGTGGTCCTGCCGGGCGGCTTCGGCACGATGGACGAGCTGTTCGAGGCGCTGACCCTGGTGCAGACGAAGAAGGTCACGCGGTTCC
The Streptomyces sp. CNQ-509 DNA segment above includes these coding regions:
- a CDS encoding TIGR00730 family Rossman fold protein, with translation MANREEFQEQRLGPVIRRRSRIQRGTMDQHLLDTRERAAEYVHEDPWRVLRMQAEFVEGFGALAEVGPAISVFGSARTAPESAEYARGVAIGKGLVDAGFGVITGGGPGVMEAANKGALEAGGLSVGLGIELPFEQGLNRYVDLGVNFRYFFVRKTCFVKYSQGFVVLPGGFGTMDELFEALTLVQTKKVTRFPIVLFGSEYWGGLVDWLRKTVVDGGKAAERDLDLFHITDDVSEAVALVTKETP